Below is a genomic region from Helicobacter ibis.
TTTTAATGCTAATACATAACTTAGATTGTTTAGATGAGGGAATGGGTGGGTTGCATCAACTGCAATGGGGACTATAATCGGATATAAATGGTTTAAAAAATAATCTTGCAATTCTTCCTTTTGCTTTTTATCGGCTTCTTTATAATCTTTTATTAAAAGCCCTTCTTTACTTAGTGATTCTTTTATTTCATAGTAGCAAGATTCTAGTAGTTTTTGTTCTTTGTTTATATAGTTTCTTATTTCATCTAGTTGTTCTTTTGGAGTTAAGCCATCTGCACTGCTTTCTGCGATTCCTGCTGTATATAGTCTCTTTAGCCCTGCAACTCTAACCATGTAAAATTCATCTAAATTAGTCCCATAAATTGCAATAAATTTTAGTCTCTCAAGCAATGGATTATTTTTGTTTTGTGCTTCGCTTAATACTCTTGTGTTGAATCTTAACCATGATAGTTCTCTATTTATGAAATTACTTGTTTGATTTAATGATTTTGCCGTTGCCATATCCACCCCTAAAATTAAAACTAAAATTTAAGATTATATAAATAATCTCTTAAATGAAGCTTCTATGGTTTAAGTTGTATTAGTGTATGATTTCCAAAAATCATTATGGAGTTTTTAATGAAACTTGACTATAAGGATTCAGGTGTCAATATACAAGAAGGTAATGAGCTTGTAGAGAATTTAAAAGAAGTAGTAAAAAAGACATTTAATAATCAAGTAATAGGTGGAATTGGTTCATTTAGCGGTGCTTACGCCATGCCTAGTGGATATAAAGAACCTGTGATGTTAGCTGCTACAGATGGAGTTGGCACAAAGCTAAAGTTAGCAATACAAGCAAACAAGCTCAATACAATAGGAATCGACTTGGTTGCTATGTGTGTGAATGACCTTATTTGTAATTTTGCAGAACCATTATTCTTTTTAGATTATTATGCAACTGGGAAGCTTGATAAAAACAGGGCATTAGAAGTGATAAAAGGTATAGCATCTGGTTGCATGGAAGCAGAATGTGCTCTAATAGGTGGTGAGAGTGCAGAGATGCCTGGAATTTATAGTGATAATGATTTTGATTTGGCTGGGTTTGCTGTTGGTGTAGCTGAAAGAGAGATTGTAGAGAGAGAGAATAATCTAAAAAGCGGAGATGTAGTAATCGCTCTAAGTAGTAGTGGAATCCACTCAAATGGGTATTCTCTAGTTAGAAAAATAATAGAGACAAATAATATTGATATATATTCTAAATTTGGAGATTCCACGCTAATAGATTCACTGCTTACTCCTACAAAAATTTATGTAAAAACATTTAAAAAAATCTCCAAAAACATAAAGGCTCTAGCACATATTACAGGTGGTGGATTGATTGAGAATATCCCTAGAATCTTGCCTAAGAATCTTGATTGCTATATTTTTGAAAAAGATATACAAAAGTTGCCTATTTTTGAATTTTTAGAACAATATATTAAAGATAATGATAAATATAGAACATTTAATATGGGCGTTGGAATGGTGCTTGTATGCAGTAAAGAAAATGTAGATTCAGTCTTAAAAGATAGTGGTGGTTATATTTTAGGCGAGATAAAAGAGGGAAGCAGTCGTGTTGCGTTTGTTTAATATATAAGATTATGGTAGAATGCAAAGCTAAATGAAACTAAAAATTGAGTGGGGCAATGATAAGAGGTATCATAAATTTTTTTAAGGTTTATCCTTTACCAATTTTCGTTCTTCTTTTAACATTTGCTATTTATTATTCTATTTTTGAAGTTGTTAGAAATAGTGATAATAATGGAAGCAGAGCTGTTACCGAAGAGGAATCTATGATGTCTCAAAACTCTGATGCAAATGCTACAAAAATAACGACAATAACACCTGATCACATACCACAATTAATACCTCAATTGCCAGAGGATGATGTGCAACTTGCACAAAAGAATAATGATTATCTAAGCTCTAAAGTAAAATCGCTAAATATTAGAGAACTACCAAATGCTAATTCAAATATAGTTGGAAAACTAACGCCTAGTATAAGAGTTGTGATACTAGAGGATTTAGGAGAATGGGTAAAAGTAGGAATGGATAATGGAAATGTTGGGTTTGTTGTTAAAGCTTATACAAAGCTTGTGGAATCTCCATTGCTAGAAACTCAAACAAAGCCTAAAGTAAAAATATCACTTGACAATAAAGAATTATATACATCTTCTGTGCCTAGATTAAATATTAGAGAACTACCAAATGCTAATTCAAATATAGTTGGAAAACTAACGCCTGATATAAAAGTTGTGATATTAGAGGATTTAGGAGAGTGGGTAAAAATAGGCAGTGATGTTGAGCTTGGGTTTGTGTTAAAAAGATTCTTGAAGTTGGCTAATTTTAATGAAGAACTTTTAGAGCAAGAAGACTTATTTACTTCAATGGTGCCTAGATTAAATGTTAGAGAAAATCCAAGCGTAGAATCTGTAATACTAGATAAATTAACACCTGAAGATAGGGTGCAAATAATACAAGAAGAAGGCGAGTGGGCGAAGATTTCTGGCACTAAAAATGGCTGGGTTGTTAAGCGTTCTTTAAAGAGATTGTAATGCAATTTGCAGTTGTTGGAAATCCTATATCGCATTCTTGCTCTCCATTATTACATAATAGTGCCTTTATTGATTTAGGAATTAGAGGTGCTTATGGTAGGTATTTATTAGATGAATCTAAGAATTTTTCTGCTTTGAAGGAGCTAGGATTAAATGGTGCAAATATAACAATCCCATTTAAAGAAGTCGCCTTTAATAATTGTGATTTTGTGCATGGAATCGCACAAAAAATTGGCGTTGTAAATACAATTATCTTTAAAAATTCTAAGCTTCATGGCTATAACACAGATGCAGATGGGTTTTTTATGAGTTTAGACAATGAAGTAAAGAGTGCATTAATAATAGGTGCAGGTGGCTCTTCAAAAGCACTAGCACATATATTAAAAGATAATAATATTAAAATAACCATTATTAATCGTTCAAAGGATAGATTGGAGAGTTTTATAAAAAGTGGTTTTGAATCTTATGCGTTTGAAGATTATATTCACACTCCACATGATGCAATAATAAATACAACTCCTTCAAGTTTAAATAAGATTCTACCTATGGATAAAAGTAGTTTGCAAAAGATTTTTGAATCTGCAAAGATAGCTTATGATTTGCTGTATGGAATAGAATCTCCATTTTTAAGACTGGCACACACTATGAGGCTAAAGACTAAAGATGGCAAAGAAATGCTTGTAAATCAGGCTATCTTGGCATTTGAAATTTTTATGGATAGATTTTGTGTGAAATATGACAAGAAAGCCCTAAGAGATAGTATGTATAAGGCTTCATTATTGTTTTGAGTTTATTATTGTTAGCATATCTTTTATGGCTTGCTCTAATCCTGTAAATATTGCACGAGAAATTATGCTATGACCTATATTTAGCTCTGTTATTTCTTCTATATTCAGTATTGGCTCTATGTTGTTGTAGTTTAGCCCATGACCTGCTGCTACTTCTAGTTTTAATTCCTTAGCTATTTTTGCTGCTTCTTGTATATCTATTAGACTATTATTTAGCCCTTCTTGTAGTTCTAGTCTTAATTTTGATAGCTCATTTATTGTATTGTGTGTGCGTGGTAGATTAGAAAATAGCATTAAATGCAAGTTAGCATAAAGCCCAGTATGAATCTCTACCATATCAGCACCAAGTTTGGCACATTGCTCAACGCAATTACAATCTATAAAAAGCGATACTTCAGTGCCCACTTTGTGAAAATCATCGATTATTTTTTGTATTGTCGAGCTATTATTTTTTATATTTAATCCACCCTCTGTTGTTAGTTCTTTTCTTTTTTCTGGGACTAGAGTTATTCTGTGTGGTGCAATTTTTAGTAGGTATTTAATTATGTTTTCATTAATTGAAGTCTCTACATTTAGCGGAAGGAATGAAGAGTTTGCAATTTTTAAGACATCATCATCATGTATATGTCTTCTATCTTCTCTTAAGTGGATTGTGATTTGATATGCACCGGCTCTTTTTGCTATAAATACTGCTTCAAGTGGGTCTGGTTCATTTATCCCCCTTGCTTCTCTTAGTGTTGCTATGTGGTCTATATTTACTCCAAGTTTCATTGTGTCCTCCTATTGGAATTATGTGCATATTTTGTTAGGATTGTAGCTAAGATTCTATAAAAAAGGTTTTATTGTGGTTATGGTGTTTGATTGTGAGACGATCCCTGATGTCTTGCTTATTAAGTCGTGTTTGAAAGAAGAGTTTAAGAGTAGGAATATTGAATTTACAAGCGATTATGAAATAAGCAAAAATGCAATGCAGATTCAAAAAGAAATTAGTGGAAGCGAGTTTTTGCCATTGCCATATCATAAGATAGTTTCGATTTCTGCTGTATTTTGCGATGATTATGGTAATTTTAAAAAAGTAGGAAGCTTTAGTGCTATTGATGAAAATAGAGAAGAATCTTTAATTAAGGCATTTTTTGATTATCTAAATAATCATCAGCCAAAGTTAGTAAGTTTTAATGGTAGAAATTTTGATATTCCTGTATTGCTACTTAGAGCTATGAAATATAAAATACAAGCTGAATCTTATTTTGAGATAGAAAATCAAAAATATAATAAAAATAAATGGGACAATTATAGACAGAGATATAGCGAGAGATTTCATACAGATTTGTTTGATGTTTTGAGTAATTATTCTTTTGCTAGGGGTTTGAAGCTCGATGTGGTAGCAAACTTACTTGATTTTCCCGGCAAATATGATGTAAGTGGTGATATGGTGTTGGATTTGTATTATGATGACAATTTAGACAAAATTGACGAATATTGTCAAAGCGATGTTTTGAATACTTATGGTGTGTATTTAAATTATGAGCTATTGCAGGGGAATTTATCTTTAGATGATTATAGAGAGATATTAGATTCTTGGCGAAAGTTATTACCAAAAGATAAAGCATATTATAGAATCTTTTTTGATAAAATTTCTGCACAGCTTAATTAAGGGAAATATATGCTTTCAAGAGAAATAGTTCAATTTAGCGAAATGAGACATGAGATTCGTGCTTATTTGTGTTTTTTGCTACAAAAAAATATAGCAAATAATCTTCCACATATAGAACTAAATAAAATAATAGAAGGACTTCATAAGGTAAGCTCTGAAGTGAAAATTTTTGAGCTTTTGTATGTGCTAGATTCTAGTGGGAATCTTGTTTTTGATGCTATTTCGCCTGATAGTAGCATAGACTATAAAAAGGGGCAAAACCATAATGACAGATCATATTTTCATCGCTCCATAAAAGAGAAGCAGTCAATTCTAACAGATCCGTATCCATCAAGTGCTAGTGGAAACTTGGTAGTAACAATATCGTATCCACTATATAACAACAAAGGTGAATTAGTATATGTTGTATGTATGGATATTCCGCTTGATAAGACTGCTTTGCTTGTTAAGCCGATGCCACTTTTTGGCTTTTTTGTTGGGTTTAGAAAATTTATCTATTTTGTAGTATCAGTTGCGTTGTTTTTTGTTAGTTTGCTATTGTTAGTTCGAGGTAGTTTTAGTATATTGGATTCTGTTGATAATTTTATGTTTTTTGATATACAAGATGTTTTTGAGGCGACTATTTTAATCACGCTATCATTGGCTATTTTTGATTTGGTTAGAGCTATATTTGAAGAGGAAGTCTTAGGTAGGCAAAAGTCTCAAGATTCCAAAATGGTTCATAAGACAATGATAAGATTCTTGGGTTCTATTGTTATTGCTTTGGCTATTGAGGCTTTGATGTTGGTGTTTAAATTTACTATTATTGAGCCTGAAAAGTTAATCTATGCTGTATATTTAATAGGCGGAGTAACATTGCTTTTAGTTGGACTTTCATTATATATGAGGTTTGCTACAAATTTAAAGAGAGATGATTGATGTTTGGTATTGTAAATTATAATGTTGGAAATTTAGCAAGTGTGCAAAATGCATTAAAAAAAGCCGGAGTAGATGCAATAATCGAATCTAATCCAAGTAAGTTAAAAGAATACGATAAGCTTCTTCTTCCTGGGGTTGGTGCATTTGGAGATGCAATGGAGCATTTAAGAGATTCTGGTATGTTTGAATCTATACTAGAATATACAAAGAGTGGAAAGTATTTGCTTGGTATTTGTCTTGGAATGCAAATTTTGTTTGAAAAGAGTTGTGAGTTTGGTGAGAATCTTGGGCTTGGACTGATAGAAGGAGAAATAACGCAAATACCAAAAAGCAGTAACGAGATAAAAATACCTCATGCAGGTTGGAATCTAGTGAGTAAAGTTAGGGATAGTGCCTTGCTAGATGGGCTTAATGATAGGGAGTATTTATATTTTACACATAGCTATTGTGTTAGAGATTTAAAGCATGCACTTTGTGTTACAGAATATGGCGTGAAATTTTCTAGCATTGTAAATAAAGATAATATATTTGGGATTCAGCCACACCCTGAAAAATCACATGATGTAGGCATTAAAATCCTGCAAAATTTTATTAAGTTGAGATAGATATGCAAATAATTCCAGCAATAGATTTAAAAGATAAAAACGCAGTAAGGCTAAGTCAAGGCAAAATGGATAGTGTAAAAATATATAGCACAAATCCGGTTGAGTTAGCATTGTCGTTTATGGACATGGGTGCTAGTTATTTGCATATTGTGGATTTAGATGGTGCAATACATGGAAGCCCAAAGAATCTAGAAGTAATAGCACAAATAGCAAAAGACACAAGGCTAAAGATTCAAGTAGGTGGTGGGATTCGTAATGAAGAGACTATTTGTAAATACTTAGAACTTGGGGTGCATAGGGTTATTTTAGGGTCTATTGCATTAAGTAATCCGCAGTTTGCAAAGGAAATGGCTGATAAATATAAAATAATAATAGGTATAGATGCTAAAGATGGTTATGTAGCTACACAAGGGTGGGACAAACAAGAAGATATCTTGGCAGTTAGTTTTGCTAAAGAATTTAAAGATAGCAATATAGAAGCAATAATATGTACTGATATTGCAAGAGATGGTATGTTAAATGGTGTCAATGTAGAATTCACAAAAGAAATAGCGAAAAATAGTGGAAAATTTACCATTGCCAGTGGTGGTTTGTCATCTCAAAGTGATGTTGATGAGTTATATAAATCACATGTAGATGGTGTAATTGTGGGTAAAGCATTTTATGAGAATAAATTAGATTTAAAAATGCTATTTTGTAAATATTTAGATTAGTAATTTGTGTGTTTATCATAAAAATTTGTAATTTTATTGTAAGACATGGATATTTATGATATCATGTCAAACTTTATTATCTTAAAAATTATTAAGTTTATTTTATAAGGAGCCTACCTTGAAAATGGTTGTTGTTGATGATAGTTCAACTATGAGAAGGATTATAAAAAATACATTGGCTAGACTTGGTTATGAAGATATTCTAGAGGGAGAGAATGGCGTTGAAGGTTGGGAGAAGATGGATTCAAATCCTGATGTTAAAGTTCTCATCACTGACTGGAATATGCCAGAAATGAATGGCTTGGACTTGGTAAAAAAAGTTAGAGCTGATGATAGATTCAAAGATATACCAATAATTATGGTTACAACAGAAGGTGGAAAGACAGAAGTTATAACAGCTCTTAAGGCAGGTGTTAATAACTATATCGTTAAACCATTTACTCCTCAAGTCCTAAAAGAAAAGTTGGAAGTTGTTCTTGGCGTTAATGACTAATTATGGATTCTCTTTATAATTGCCTAGCTATAGAAGCAGATAAGTTTTTATGGCTCTTTATAGATAAAGCCATGGAATTGACTGGAGAGGCAATAGAAGAGGTTGAGGGTGGCTTTATTGTACGAACCACACAAGATGTCGAAAAAATAGAGCAGAATCTAAGGGAATTTCTACAATATCTACAACAAACTTTTGGCGAAACAATTACCCTAAAGACCAAGATAACACAAGAAGAAAATAAAGATTGGATTTGCAACTATAAAAATTCGGTTCAACCGGTGCTATGTGGTAGGTTCTATATAAGACCATCATGGCATGATAGCTTAAACAATGATGAGATTATAGATATAATAGTTGATCCAGCTTTAGCATTTGGTAGTGGTCATCATGGTAGCACCTATGGTTGCTTGATTGCGTTAAGTAGTATTGATTTAGTAGGCAAGAATCTTGTTGATGTTGGTTGTGGTAGCGGTATTTTATCTATTGCAGCTAAGAAAGCAGGTGCTAATGTTTGGAGTTGCGATACTGATAGTATAGCAGTAGAATCTACTAAGGATAATGCTTCTAAGAATAACCTACAAATAGATAATGTATGGGAAGGCACTTTAACAACTATGAGTTGCAATAATGTTAAGTTTGATGTCATTGTTGCAAACATATTAGCAGATATAATAGTAACAATACCATTTGAAAAGTATATAAAAAAGGGTGGCATATTGATACTATCTGGGATACTGGAACAATATATACAAAAGGTTTTAGATAGATTTGATAATTTTAAAAAACTCTCTTGTGAAATTAATGATGAATGGGCTACAATAATACTACAACTTAATTAAGGAATTTAAATGCAAAAACAGAATAACGAGAACAATGACAAAAAACAAAATAATTTTTTTAATCAGAATCCACTTTTAGTATTTGCCATTTTTGCAATCATCGCTATTGTTGTGTTTAAGTTTATTTCTCCAGTCGGAGATGCTTCAAATAGACTTAGTGGGGCAAGTTCTACAAAAAATATCAATTATTATGAATTAAAAAAATTAATAGAAAATAAAGAAGTGGATTTTGTAGCTATTGGTCAAAGTGTGTTGAAGGCTACTTCAAATACAAATGGCACAAAGACTATATATGTTACACAAAGAGTGAATCCAGATAATACGCTAATACCGCTACTAGATGAAAAGGGAGTGGAATATACAGGTTATAGCGAGAGTAATTGGCTTAGTGATATGCTATTTGGCTGGGTGTTGCCTATATTTATTTTCTTTGCGATTTGGATGTTTTTGGCATCAAGAATGCAAAAGAATATGGGAAATGGAATTTTGGGCATTGGTAGTTCAAAAAAGTTAGTAAATGCTGAAAAGCCTAATGTAAAGTTTGATGACATGGCTGGTAATGTTGAGGCTAAAGATGAGGTTGTGGAAATTGTAGATTTTTTAAAGAATCCAGATAGATATGCTGCACTTGGCGCTAAGATTCCAAAGGGTGTTTTATTAGTTGGTCCTCCGGGAACTGGTAAGACATTGCTAGCAAAGGCTGTTGCAGGTGAGGCAAATGTTCCATTCTTTTCTGTTAGTGGAAGTAGTTTTATTGAGATGTTTGTAGGTGTTGGTGCAAGTAGAGTTAGAGATTTGTTTGAAAATGCAAAAAAAGAAGCACCTAGCATAATTTTTATAGATGAGATTGATGCAATCGGTAAGAGTAGAGCTGCAGGTGGAATGATTAGTGGGAATGATGAAAGAGAACAAACTTTAAATCAGCTTTTAGCAGAAATGGATGGGTTTAATTCTGATTTATCTCCTGTTATTGTTCTTGCTGCTACAAATAGACCAGAAGTGCTTGATCCAGCGTTGCTTAGACCTGGTAGATTTGATAGACAAGTGTTGGTTGATAAGCCAGACTTTGAAGGAAGAATCGAAATATTAAAGGTTCATATAAAAAATATTAAGTTAGCAAAAAATGTTGATTTGTTTGAAGTATCAAAATTAACTGCTGGACTTGCTGGTGCTGATTTAGCTAATATAGTTAATGAAGCTGCACTACTTGCAGGTAGAAATGCTAAAAAAGAGGTCGAACAGAGTGATTTCTTAGAGGCAGTTGAGAGGGGTATTGCAGGTTTAGAAAAAAAATCAAGGAGAATCTCACCAAAAGAAAAGAAAATAGTTGCATACCATGAGAGTGGTCATGCGTTAATTGCCGAGATTACAAAAGGTGCAAAAAAAGTAACCAAAGTATCAATAATCCCTAGAGGTTTAGCTGCACTTGGGTATACGCTAAATACCCCTGAAGAAAATAAATATTTAATGCAAAAGCATGAGCTTTTAGCTGAAGTTGATGTGTTGCTTGGAGGCAGGGCTGCAGAGGCTGTGTTTTTAGGAGAGATTTCAACTGGTGCTAGTAATGATTTAGAGAGAGCAACTGATATAATTAAAGCTATGGTTAGTTATTATGGAATGACTGATGTTGCTGGGCTTATGGTGCTAGAAAAACAAAGAAATGTGTTTTTAAATGGTGGTTTAGGTAGCTCTAGAGAGTATAGCGAAGAGATGGCTCAAAAGATGGATTCTTATATAAGAGATATTCTAAATGAGAGATTTGAAGCGGTTAAATCATCTCTTGAGACATATAGGGAAGCTATTGAGGATATAGTTAAGGAATTATTTGAAAAAGAAAATATAGATGGCGATAAGGTAAGAGAGATAATCGCAAACTATGAAGAGAAAAATAATTTACCTACAAAGCTAGTTAAAAGTGAAGAACAAGAAGAAGCATAAGGAATAAGAATGGATACTAGATTGCAAATGGTGACACAAGATGGTTTTAAGTTTATAATAGTTAGCTTAATTGCCTATGTGCTTTTTAGTTTGCTATCACTTAATAGTCTAGCTATTATCAGTATTATTGTTGCTTGTGTTGGAGTTTATTTTTATAGGAATCCAGAGCGGGTATGCAATGATGATTCTAAGGACAATATAGTATCCCCAGTCGATGGAAAAATAAAAGACATAATACAAGAAGAAAATAAAATTACTTTAGTTGTATCAAAGCCAATTTGCTTTTGTGGGTTAATTAGAATGCCTTTTAGAGGGTATGTAAAAAAAGCAAAAAAGATTCATGGACTTTGTAATGCTGATAGTATTACTGGAGAGAGAATATATATTGACTTTAAACATGAAAATGATACAGATTTTATGAAATTAATAATATATCCTAGGATATTTTCTCAAGTTAATTTTTATGGTGATGATTCTATTTGTAGAATAGCAAATAGAGTTGGATTTTTGCTTGATGGTAAAGTTTTTATAACAATTTCCAATATAAACTTAAAAGTATCAGTTGGAGATATGTTATATGCAGGTATTAGCTCTATTGGAAGTTTAAACAATGAAAATTAATCCACTCTATATACTGCCAAATTTATTTACTGGAGCTAGTATATATCTTGGAATCCTTAGCGTATCTTATGCGTTTTTGGGTAGATTCGAACTTGCTTGTTGGCTTGTATTGATTAGTCTAATTTTTGATGGATTAGATGGAAGAGTTGCAAGGCTTACTGGCACTACGAGTAAGTTTGGTGTAGAGTTTGATTCATTGGCTGATATTATTGCATTTGGTGTTGCACCGGCTATGATTTTGTTTTTTTATATTGGTTTTTCTTATGGTAAGTTAGGAATCGCAATTTCTGGTTTATATGTTGTATTTGGTGCTATTAGACTTGCAAGATTTAATGTTAGCACAGGAAATAGTGAGCCAAATGTTTTTATAGGGTTGCCAATACCTGCTGCTGCTGTGTTTATAGTTAGTTGGTTAATGTGTGAGATGGTATTTGCAAAATTATATCCGGAGTATTCCAAAGAATTCTTATTTATTCTTATGATATGTGTGCTTTTAATAGGATTGCTTATGGTTAGCAATATAAGGTATCCAAGTTTTAAAAAGATTAACTTTTACAACATTAGCTTTGGTAAAATCATAGTGTTTTTGATGATGTTTTTAGCGGTGTTGTTTATTTATCCGATTTATACTGTTGTTTCTTTAATTACTGCTTATGTATTTTTTGGACCTTTAAGGGCAGGTTATTATATTTTCTTTAAAAAAACAATTAAGTAATATTTTTTTGTTTTTGTTTTGTTAATTTTTCCATAATATACTTTATATTATTGTTTTTAAAGGGTGTAATATGGAATTTAAATTTAAACAAGCAAATAGTATTGATTATAAAAGTGTAACTCCAGAGTATCTGTTTAATGAAAGAAGAAGATTTTTGAAACTTGGTGTTGGCGGAATAGTGGGAGTATTGAGTGTAGATTCTTTGCTTGCCGATATTGCTAGAGAACTTAAATATAAAAGTATGTCAAAAGATGAGATGTTAAAGCTTAATGGTGAGGTTTTACATTTAACAAGCGAAGAGCTAGCAACTAGCTATAATAATTTCTATGAATTTGGATACTCAAAATCAGATCCTAAAAAGAAAGGCGATTCTTTAAAGGTTAGTCCTTGGGAGATAAGCATTGAGGGCGAAATTAAAAACCCAATGAAAATAGAGCTTGAAAACTTAATATCAAAAGTAAATTTGGTAGAGAGGGTTTATAGATTCCGATGCGTTGAGGCTTGGAGCATGGTTGTGCCATGGATTGGTTTTGAGTTAAGAGAGCTTATTAAGATGGTAGAGCCAACAAAAAAGGCAAAATATATACAATTTACAACTTTATATGATCCAGAGCAATTTCCTATGCAAGGTGGATTCTTTGGTTTAAACATTGGTAGAAATGCTAGTTTTTTAGATTTCCCATATAAAGAGTGCTTGAGACTTGATGAAGCGATGCACCCATTAACACTACTGGCAGTTGGCATGTATAAAAAGAGGTTGTTGCCACAAAATGGTGCTCCTATAAGATTGGTTGTGCCTTGGAAGTATGGCTATAAAATGATCAAATCAATAAATAAAATTGAATTTTTAGAAGAGCAACCAATTTCTACATGGGAGGCGGAGAATCCAAAGGAATATGGATTTTATGGCAATGTAGATCCGGAGGTGTCTCACCCACGATGGTCGCAAAGCAGTGAGAGAGTAATAGGACAAAGAGGTAGAATTCCTACGCTATATCTAAATGGATATGCAAAAGATGTCGAGCATTTATATGCTGGGCTTGATAGAACAAAGCTATACTAGGAATTTATTTGAAAAGAGCAATAGAATATATAGCATTAATTGCAATTTTATATGTTTCATGGGAATTGGTCTTAGCAGTTGAATCTTATAAAATAGGCGATTTTTCAGATCCTGTAGCTAGTTTATACTTTTATAGTGGTTGGATTAGCGTTTTATGTTTGTCATTATCTTTTGTAATTTGTAATAAGCTTAAGAGATTTTGTGGATTGCTTGGATTTATCTTTGCTATCATTCACATTGGAATCTTTTTAATAATTGATTTTAACTTTGATTTTGATTTAATATTTCAAGATTTAAAAAGTAAATATTACTTATATTTTGGCATTGCAAGTTTTTTATTTTTTGCATGTTGTGCATCGTTGTTTGGTGTTTTTAGGTTTGTTTATTATTGTATTTATGGAGCATTATTTTTTGCTATTTTGCATATATTTTTTATACAGAAATTAATAACGATAAACTATGCAATTTCACTTTGTGTATTGACTTGTCTTGGAGTATTTAAGCTCTATAAGAGCGTTAAATAATTTATTTTATTCTTAATTATGTTTTGATAGAATCTTTGGTTTATTTTTGAATTAAGGTGATGATAATGGGAGATATTTTATTGGTGTTACAATTTATTTTAGCAATTGTAATTACGCTTGTAGTGTTATTGCAAAAGAGTGCCAATATGGGATTTAGTAGCTATAGTGGTAGCAATGATGGATTGTTTGGTGCTAGAGGTCCGGCTGGTTTTTTGGCTAAACTAACATTTTTTATGGGATTTTTATTTGTTATGAATACTATAGCTTTAGGATACATATATATGCAAGATTCTAAAAAATCAATCACAGATAATATTCAAATTCCAGTTAGTGTTCCACAAAATATAGATAATAATTCTAGTGCAGTAAGTGTCCCACAATCTCCTAAAATACCGGATACTAAAGAAGATACTAATACAACAAAATAAGGGAATATTATGGAATTACAAGATATTTATAATCACACTAAAGAAGCAATGGATAAGAGTATAGAGGCTATGAAGCGTGATTTTGGGACATTGCGTAGTGGTA
It encodes:
- a CDS encoding pyridoxine 5'-phosphate synthase codes for the protein MKLGVNIDHIATLREARGINEPDPLEAVFIAKRAGAYQITIHLREDRRHIHDDDVLKIANSSFLPLNVETSINENIIKYLLKIAPHRITLVPEKRKELTTEGGLNIKNNSSTIQKIIDDFHKVGTEVSLFIDCNCVEQCAKLGADMVEIHTGLYANLHLMLFSNLPRTHNTINELSKLRLELQEGLNNSLIDIQEAAKIAKELKLEVAAGHGLNYNNIEPILNIEEITELNIGHSIISRAIFTGLEQAIKDMLTIINSKQ
- a CDS encoding 3'-5' exonuclease — its product is MVMVFDCETIPDVLLIKSCLKEEFKSRNIEFTSDYEISKNAMQIQKEISGSEFLPLPYHKIVSISAVFCDDYGNFKKVGSFSAIDENREESLIKAFFDYLNNHQPKLVSFNGRNFDIPVLLLRAMKYKIQAESYFEIENQKYNKNKWDNYRQRYSERFHTDLFDVLSNYSFARGLKLDVVANLLDFPGKYDVSGDMVLDLYYDDNLDKIDEYCQSDVLNTYGVYLNYELLQGNLSLDDYREILDSWRKLLPKDKAYYRIFFDKISAQLN
- a CDS encoding shikimate dehydrogenase, which encodes MQFAVVGNPISHSCSPLLHNSAFIDLGIRGAYGRYLLDESKNFSALKELGLNGANITIPFKEVAFNNCDFVHGIAQKIGVVNTIIFKNSKLHGYNTDADGFFMSLDNEVKSALIIGAGGSSKALAHILKDNNIKITIINRSKDRLESFIKSGFESYAFEDYIHTPHDAIINTTPSSLNKILPMDKSSLQKIFESAKIAYDLLYGIESPFLRLAHTMRLKTKDGKEMLVNQAILAFEIFMDRFCVKYDKKALRDSMYKASLLF
- a CDS encoding PDC sensor domain-containing protein translates to MLSREIVQFSEMRHEIRAYLCFLLQKNIANNLPHIELNKIIEGLHKVSSEVKIFELLYVLDSSGNLVFDAISPDSSIDYKKGQNHNDRSYFHRSIKEKQSILTDPYPSSASGNLVVTISYPLYNNKGELVYVVCMDIPLDKTALLVKPMPLFGFFVGFRKFIYFVVSVALFFVSLLLLVRGSFSILDSVDNFMFFDIQDVFEATILITLSLAIFDLVRAIFEEEVLGRQKSQDSKMVHKTMIRFLGSIVIALAIEALMLVFKFTIIEPEKLIYAVYLIGGVTLLLVGLSLYMRFATNLKRDD
- a CDS encoding SH3 domain-containing protein, with amino-acid sequence MIRGIINFFKVYPLPIFVLLLTFAIYYSIFEVVRNSDNNGSRAVTEEESMMSQNSDANATKITTITPDHIPQLIPQLPEDDVQLAQKNNDYLSSKVKSLNIRELPNANSNIVGKLTPSIRVVILEDLGEWVKVGMDNGNVGFVVKAYTKLVESPLLETQTKPKVKISLDNKELYTSSVPRLNIRELPNANSNIVGKLTPDIKVVILEDLGEWVKIGSDVELGFVLKRFLKLANFNEELLEQEDLFTSMVPRLNVRENPSVESVILDKLTPEDRVQIIQEEGEWAKISGTKNGWVVKRSLKRL
- the purM gene encoding phosphoribosylformylglycinamidine cyclo-ligase → MKLDYKDSGVNIQEGNELVENLKEVVKKTFNNQVIGGIGSFSGAYAMPSGYKEPVMLAATDGVGTKLKLAIQANKLNTIGIDLVAMCVNDLICNFAEPLFFLDYYATGKLDKNRALEVIKGIASGCMEAECALIGGESAEMPGIYSDNDFDLAGFAVGVAEREIVERENNLKSGDVVIALSSSGIHSNGYSLVRKIIETNNIDIYSKFGDSTLIDSLLTPTKIYVKTFKKISKNIKALAHITGGGLIENIPRILPKNLDCYIFEKDIQKLPIFEFLEQYIKDNDKYRTFNMGVGMVLVCSKENVDSVLKDSGGYILGEIKEGSSRVAFV